ATAATATATTTCATTACGGTCGGCCTGATGTACCTATTCAGTCGTAACAAAATAATTACATTATTAAGCTCTCTCACAGCGGTAGTGGTTATATACGCACTTGCCTTATGGCCTATGTATACTATATTCCTGGTTGGCGCAGTGTCTCTCTTCATGTTATTCTATTCAATAAGAGGTGAGCAAGATGGGAGCTAAACTAATAGTAAATGTGATCATCTTCGATATCATATTAGCGCTGCTAATGATGAGTTTCGCGGGCATTCAGCCACCCAGTATCGCGAATCCCCCAACTCAAAGCATGGCGCAGGCGCAGGCAAATATTTCGTGGAACCTTACGATAGGAACTATAAACTGGGTGTGGCTATGGCCCCTCTTCTATTTCGTGGACTGGCTTATCTGGATTGTAACGACGATTTTCGCGGTCGTAGTCTTCATCTTTAATATCTTTACAACGAGTTTAGCGCTTCTATCATCTGTGCCGGTCATCGGTCCATTTTTGCTGATGTTTGCAGTTGTCATAAATTTCGTTCTAATTTGGGAACTTGTAACGCTGATAAGGGGCACAGAGGGATGAACGAATATAATGCCAATGAGATAAGGGCAAAAGTTTTGAGAAGAAAGATATTGGATTTGATAGCGCAAAATTATGTGCTTAGCGCATCTCTCATTAGCCATACACTATTGTTAAGTTACGCAACTGTGCTAAGACACCTAAGAATCCTTAGTAATGAAGGATACATAGAATTATACAAAGAGGGAAGGACATTGTATGCAAAAATAAAACAAAATTCGAAGCAAATTCAGATTCTGAATTCAGAATTGGGGCATTTTTTAAACGCAAACGGAAAACCTGAATTCGATGAGAGGAGTCCTATTACTAAGGTCAAAGAAACTAAGGAAAGCTGAAGGAGTAAACGTAGGACTATTAATAGGGCTATTCATCTTCATATTAGTAGGAGTAGTATTGCTGCCAGTGATAACGAGCGAGGTAACTTCGCTTACAAGTGGAACATCGGCACAAGTAACTGGAACCGACGCCACGCTATTGAACTTAGTGCCCCTCTTCTACATCTTAGTACTAATTATTGTGCCAGCAGTGATTGCTTACCGTATGTACAAGGAGTAAGGAGGGGTAAGGAATGGAAGCTAACATAAAGGAAATCATTTTTTTATTTCTATTCGTTATCATTGGAATTGTATTATTATCGCCAATAGTATCATTTATAGGTAATCTGACAAACCCTGGAACTTACACAACATATACTACAGTCTCTGGCACCGAGACCGAAACCACATCATCGTTTGTACCGAACCCGTATTACGTAGGAAGCAATAATGCTGTATTGATATCGTTAGTGCCCATATTTTACATACTGATCATCGTAGCTGTTCCGGCCATTTTGATATATAAAATGTACAAGGGGGAGTAACATGAAAAGATGGATTCAAAGAGCGGTGAAGCACAAGGGAAGGGTACATAAATACTTAGAACGGCTGTACG
This genomic window from Acidianus manzaensis contains:
- a CDS encoding C166 family protein yields the protein MGAKLIVNVIIFDIILALLMMSFAGIQPPSIANPPTQSMAQAQANISWNLTIGTINWVWLWPLFYFVDWLIWIVTTIFAVVVFIFNIFTTSLALLSSVPVIGPFLLMFAVVINFVLIWELVTLIRGTEG
- a CDS encoding transcriptional regulator, which produces MNEYNANEIRAKVLRRKILDLIAQNYVLSASLISHTLLLSYATVLRHLRILSNEGYIELYKEGRTLYAKIKQNSKQIQILNSELGHFLNANGKPEFDERSPITKVKETKES
- a CDS encoding VP1/VP3 family protein; this encodes MRGVLLLRSKKLRKAEGVNVGLLIGLFIFILVGVVLLPVITSEVTSLTSGTSAQVTGTDATLLNLVPLFYILVLIIVPAVIAYRMYKE
- a CDS encoding V1/V3 family capsid protein, giving the protein MEANIKEIIFLFLFVIIGIVLLSPIVSFIGNLTNPGTYTTYTTVSGTETETTSSFVPNPYYVGSNNAVLISLVPIFYILIIVAVPAILIYKMYKGE